From the genome of Halomonas sp. MCCC 1A13316, one region includes:
- a CDS encoding NADH:flavin oxidoreductase, with protein MANDPLLQPFQLKHLTLKNRLMMTSHEPAYPEDGMPKELYRAYHVERAKAGLGLTMTAGSAAVAKDSPPVFNNILAYKDEVVPWMRELTDACHKHGTAVMIQLTHLGRRTRWDKGDWLPAVSASHRREASHRAFPKQVEEWDIERLIRDYADAAERMHAAGLDGIELQAYGHLMDQFWSPLTNTLEAPYGGDLDNRLRFTFDVLRAIRKRVGEDFIVGVRFTGDEMLPGGLTASDGMAISQRLKDSGLVDFLNVVRGHIDTDPGLTDVIPIQGMPSAPHLDFAGEIKRQVDFPTFHGAKIQDVATARHAIASGKVDMIGMTRAHMADPHIVRKIVEGREEEIRPCVGANYCLDRIYQGGAAYCIHNAATGRETTMPHTIPKAAQQRRVVIIGAGPAGLEAARVAGERGHEVVVLEAASDAGGQVRLTAQSERRREMMGIIDWRLERCEALGVEIRYNVWAEVEDVLAEKPDVVIVATGGYPMEDRPEVGHELVVTTWDILSGHVPPGSRVLLFDDAGDHAAMQAAEIIAATGAELEIMTPDRTFSAEIMAMNLVPYMRSLQRPNVTFTPTYRLKSVQRDGSELLAKINSDYVSPGKQDLNHERRIDQVVVNYGITPMADVYFELKPHSSNGGEVNYEDLIVGRPQAVVRNTNEGFQLFRIGDAVESRNTHAAIYDALRLVKDI; from the coding sequence ATGGCTAACGACCCGCTGCTGCAGCCCTTCCAGCTCAAGCATCTCACCCTCAAGAACCGGCTCATGATGACCTCCCATGAGCCCGCCTACCCTGAGGACGGGATGCCCAAGGAGCTCTACCGGGCCTATCACGTCGAGCGGGCCAAGGCCGGCCTTGGCCTGACCATGACTGCAGGGTCCGCGGCGGTGGCCAAGGATAGTCCGCCGGTGTTCAACAACATCCTGGCCTACAAGGATGAGGTGGTGCCGTGGATGCGTGAGCTGACCGACGCCTGTCACAAGCACGGCACGGCGGTGATGATCCAGCTGACGCATCTGGGCCGGCGCACCCGCTGGGACAAGGGCGACTGGTTGCCGGCGGTATCGGCCTCGCACCGTCGCGAAGCGTCCCACCGCGCCTTTCCCAAGCAGGTCGAGGAGTGGGACATCGAGCGCCTGATCCGCGACTACGCCGACGCCGCCGAGCGCATGCATGCGGCCGGCCTCGACGGCATCGAGCTGCAGGCCTACGGCCACCTGATGGATCAGTTCTGGTCGCCGCTGACCAATACCCTCGAGGCGCCCTACGGGGGCGATCTCGACAACCGGCTGCGCTTCACCTTCGACGTGCTGCGCGCCATTCGTAAGCGGGTCGGCGAAGATTTCATCGTCGGCGTGCGCTTCACCGGCGACGAGATGCTTCCGGGCGGACTGACGGCCAGCGACGGCATGGCGATCTCGCAGCGCCTGAAGGACAGCGGTCTGGTCGATTTCCTCAACGTGGTGCGCGGGCATATCGACACCGACCCGGGGCTCACCGACGTGATTCCCATCCAGGGCATGCCCAGCGCCCCTCACCTCGACTTTGCCGGCGAGATCAAGCGACAGGTCGATTTTCCCACCTTCCATGGCGCCAAGATCCAGGACGTCGCCACTGCCCGCCATGCCATCGCCTCGGGCAAGGTCGACATGATCGGCATGACCCGCGCCCACATGGCCGACCCACACATCGTGCGCAAGATCGTCGAAGGCCGTGAAGAAGAGATTCGCCCCTGCGTCGGGGCCAACTATTGCCTCGATCGCATCTACCAGGGCGGTGCCGCCTACTGCATTCACAACGCGGCTACCGGTCGCGAAACTACCATGCCCCATACCATCCCCAAGGCAGCGCAGCAGCGCCGGGTGGTGATCATCGGCGCCGGACCCGCAGGGCTCGAAGCCGCCCGCGTCGCCGGCGAGCGGGGCCATGAGGTAGTGGTACTGGAAGCCGCCAGCGATGCCGGAGGACAAGTGCGCCTCACGGCGCAGAGCGAGCGGCGCCGCGAGATGATGGGCATCATCGATTGGCGCCTGGAACGCTGCGAGGCGCTCGGCGTCGAGATCCGCTACAACGTCTGGGCCGAAGTCGAGGACGTGCTCGCCGAAAAGCCGGACGTGGTGATCGTGGCCACCGGCGGCTATCCCATGGAGGATCGGCCCGAGGTCGGGCACGAGCTGGTGGTCACTACCTGGGACATTCTTTCCGGGCACGTGCCGCCGGGCAGCCGGGTACTGTTGTTTGATGATGCCGGCGACCATGCTGCCATGCAGGCGGCGGAGATCATCGCCGCCACCGGGGCCGAGCTCGAGATCATGACGCCGGACCGCACCTTCTCGGCGGAGATCATGGCCATGAACCTGGTGCCCTACATGCGCTCCTTGCAGCGTCCCAACGTCACCTTCACGCCCACTTACCGGCTGAAGTCCGTGCAGCGGGACGGCAGCGAGCTGCTCGCCAAGATCAACAGTGACTACGTCTCTCCAGGCAAGCAGGACCTGAACCACGAACGACGCATCGACCAGGTAGTGGTCAACTACGGCATCACGCCGATGGCAGACGTCTATTTCGAGCTCAAGCCACACTCGAGCAATGGTGGCGAGGTGAACTACGAGGACCTGATCGTCGGGCGGCCCCAGGCCGTCGTTCGCAATACCAACGAAGGTTTCCAACTGTTCCGCATCGGCGACGCCGTTGAGTCGCGCAACACACATGCCGCCATCTACGACGCCCTGCGGTTGGTCAAGGATATCTAG
- a CDS encoding pyrroline-5-carboxylate reductase family protein: MSQDAVIGIIGGQGWMGRALGIALLERNIVSPERLVISSRASRAEAYRDWPGVRCVKDNRELVALAGVVVLSVRPEDLASLDVELDDKLVISLLAMASLQEVASQVGSSRVVRAMPNAAAEIRRAYFPWFASPQVSVADKRLVQALLASCGTARELPTEHDLDYLTALSGAGPAYPALLAQSMLEHARSAGLSDEIAREAVMQTLVGGSLLLEKLGTEPGDMVERLIAYDGTTAKGLRTMLDEGIVQTIHHGLDAAHRAATGSG, encoded by the coding sequence ATGTCGCAAGACGCTGTTATCGGGATCATCGGTGGGCAGGGTTGGATGGGACGTGCGCTCGGCATTGCCTTGCTGGAGCGAAACATCGTCTCTCCCGAACGACTCGTGATCTCCTCGCGCGCCTCTCGCGCCGAGGCCTACCGCGACTGGCCCGGCGTGCGTTGCGTCAAGGACAACCGCGAGCTGGTCGCCCTGGCGGGTGTCGTCGTGCTCTCTGTGCGCCCGGAAGATCTCGCCAGCCTCGATGTCGAGTTGGACGACAAGCTGGTCATCTCGCTGCTGGCGATGGCCTCCCTGCAGGAGGTCGCCAGCCAGGTGGGCAGCAGTCGGGTGGTGCGCGCCATGCCCAACGCCGCGGCGGAGATCCGTCGGGCCTACTTTCCATGGTTTGCCTCACCGCAGGTCAGCGTCGCCGATAAGCGTCTCGTTCAGGCGCTACTGGCGAGCTGCGGCACGGCGCGGGAGCTTCCCACCGAGCACGATCTCGATTACCTGACGGCCCTGAGCGGTGCAGGGCCCGCTTACCCAGCGTTGCTCGCCCAATCGATGCTGGAGCATGCCCGGAGCGCAGGGCTCTCCGACGAGATCGCCCGAGAGGCCGTCATGCAGACCCTGGTGGGCGGCAGCCTGCTACTGGAGAAGCTGGGTACCGAGCCCGGCGACATGGTGGAGCGGCTGATTGCCTATGACGGCACCACGGCCAAGGGGTTGCGGACGATGCTGGATGAGGGAATCGTGCAGACGATTCATCACGGCCTCGATGCGGCGCATCGGGCAGCCACTGGCTCAGGGTAG
- a CDS encoding thioesterase family protein encodes MQLLTTRVAPEWVDYNGHMNDAEYARVFSLAVDTLMERIGLDDEGRERLGHTLFTLETHLCYRREAHQGQALTVDVLLLDRDAKRLHLFFTMHDDNGELLATSEQMLMGIDTHQNRPAPFPPAVVDAIEAVPRAEADAWPQAAGRRIGIPRSLP; translated from the coding sequence ATGCAGCTACTGACGACCCGAGTCGCCCCGGAGTGGGTCGATTACAACGGCCATATGAACGATGCCGAATACGCCCGAGTCTTCTCGCTGGCGGTGGATACGCTGATGGAACGGATAGGGCTCGATGACGAAGGGCGCGAACGCTTGGGTCATACGCTTTTCACTCTCGAGACCCACCTCTGCTACAGGCGCGAGGCCCACCAAGGGCAAGCGCTGACCGTCGACGTGCTGCTGCTCGATCGCGACGCCAAGCGACTGCACCTGTTCTTCACCATGCACGACGACAACGGCGAGCTGCTGGCTACCAGCGAGCAGATGCTGATGGGCATCGATACGCACCAGAACCGGCCCGCCCCGTTCCCGCCCGCCGTGGTCGATGCCATCGAGGCCGTGCCGCGGGCCGAAGCCGACGCCTGGCCGCAGGCCGCCGGTCGGCGTATCGGCATTCCTCGCTCTCTACCCTGA
- a CDS encoding sulfite exporter TauE/SafE family protein — MLMLELLSPLSAGVNLGLVLLSVLTSALSAAAGIGGGTLLIIAMAQVMPATALIPVHGMVQLGSNGGRALMTWRHIRRDIVAAFLPGVVVGALVAAWLLIRLPHGVLELCIAAFVLYSCWGPGLPQRAVGRTGTVIAGAVTTLLSSLVGASGPMVASFIKIGMSERLPRVATFATCMTLQHLTKAFIFGFAGFVFRDWLGLMLVMVAAGFAGTWLGLRLLHRVSDHRFDFLFKWVLTLLALRLIWLGAERLLGLG, encoded by the coding sequence ATGCTGATGCTGGAACTGCTCTCGCCGCTGTCGGCCGGGGTCAACCTGGGCCTGGTGCTGCTCTCGGTGCTGACCTCGGCGCTCTCGGCGGCGGCCGGCATCGGTGGGGGCACGCTGCTGATCATTGCCATGGCCCAGGTGATGCCGGCCACGGCACTTATCCCGGTGCACGGCATGGTGCAGCTCGGCTCCAATGGCGGCCGCGCGCTGATGACCTGGCGTCACATTCGCCGCGATATCGTCGCGGCGTTCCTGCCTGGGGTGGTGGTCGGTGCCTTGGTCGCGGCCTGGCTGCTGATCCGCCTGCCCCATGGCGTGCTGGAGCTGTGCATCGCCGCCTTCGTGCTCTACTCCTGCTGGGGCCCGGGTCTGCCCCAGCGGGCAGTGGGGCGCACCGGCACCGTGATCGCCGGTGCCGTCACCACCCTGCTTTCCAGTCTGGTGGGTGCCAGCGGCCCCATGGTGGCCTCGTTCATCAAGATCGGCATGAGCGAACGGCTGCCGCGGGTAGCCACCTTCGCTACCTGCATGACGCTGCAGCATCTCACCAAGGCGTTCATCTTCGGCTTCGCCGGGTTCGTCTTTCGCGACTGGCTGGGGCTGATGCTGGTGATGGTGGCGGCGGGCTTCGCGGGTACCTGGCTGGGCCTGCGCCTGCTGCACCGGGTCAGCGACCATCGCTTCGACTTTCTCTTCAAGTGGGTGTTGACGCTGCTGGCGCTGCGCTTGATCTGGCTGGGCGCAGAGCGCCTGTTGGGGTTAGGCTGA
- a CDS encoding Hcp family type VI secretion system effector, producing the protein MPTPCYISIEGQTQGNITAGAFTPDSVGNIYVEGHEDEMLVQEFKHVVTVPTDPQSGQPSGQRAHKPFVFTVALNKSVPLMYNALASGEMLPNVELKWYRTSVEGKQEHFFTTTLTDATIVDINLRMPHAQDATKAEFTQLMDVSLAYRKIDWEHTVAGTSGSDDWRAPSEA; encoded by the coding sequence ATGCCAACTCCCTGCTATATCAGCATCGAAGGCCAGACCCAGGGCAACATCACCGCGGGTGCCTTCACTCCGGATTCCGTCGGTAACATCTACGTGGAAGGCCACGAAGACGAGATGCTGGTCCAGGAGTTCAAGCACGTCGTGACCGTGCCGACCGACCCGCAGTCCGGCCAGCCCTCCGGCCAGCGCGCCCACAAGCCGTTCGTCTTCACCGTTGCGCTGAACAAGTCCGTGCCGCTGATGTACAACGCCCTGGCTTCCGGCGAGATGCTGCCCAACGTCGAGCTGAAGTGGTACCGCACTTCGGTCGAGGGCAAGCAGGAGCACTTCTTCACCACCACCCTGACCGACGCCACCATCGTCGACATCAACCTGCGCATGCCGCATGCCCAGGATGCCACCAAGGCCGAGTTCACCCAGCTGATGGATGTCTCGCTGGCCTACCGCAAGATCGACTGGGAACACACCGTCGCCGGCACCTCCGGTTCCGACGATTGGCGCGCCCCGTCCGAGGCGTAA
- a CDS encoding D-alanyl-D-alanine carboxypeptidase, whose amino-acid sequence MRSYNRHNLGVAIFLLFCLQLLLVGTAQANPRYAAIVIDVESGGVLHAENADATRYPASLTKMMTLYMLFESLESGSMHMRQPLPVSSHAASMPASKLWLAAGSSIAVEDAIKALVVRSANDVAVVVAEALGGTEANFGRMMTQRANELGMTNTVFRNASGLPDNAQVTTARDMATLSIRVMQDFPQYYHYFSTQSFTYRGTTHTSHNRLVRNYPGADGLKTGFIRASGFNVATSAIRNDRRIVSVVMGGFTAASRDTHMSDLLDRGFARLSMLQRGDWIARADVLGDRMELHESPPPSAQQLAAAPEASSQMASADLERQLSFQSEMDIEMGSADDPIRVLIAQAESPRGSGGSWAVQVGAFNDADQARHLATRAADQLASVLNDVRVSVAQSNDERRVFRARLVDLQESDAHSACNSLRAQGMDCMVVAHN is encoded by the coding sequence ATGCGCTCCTACAACCGACACAACCTCGGTGTGGCTATCTTTCTTTTGTTCTGCCTGCAATTGTTATTGGTCGGTACGGCGCAGGCCAACCCCCGCTATGCGGCCATCGTCATCGACGTAGAAAGCGGCGGCGTGCTGCACGCAGAAAATGCGGACGCCACGCGCTACCCCGCCTCGCTGACCAAGATGATGACGCTCTACATGCTGTTCGAATCGCTCGAGAGCGGCAGTATGCATATGAGGCAGCCGCTGCCGGTATCGTCACATGCCGCGTCCATGCCCGCTTCCAAGCTGTGGCTTGCGGCAGGGAGTAGCATCGCGGTGGAAGATGCCATCAAGGCCCTGGTGGTGCGCTCTGCCAATGACGTCGCCGTGGTAGTAGCCGAAGCGTTGGGCGGAACGGAAGCCAACTTCGGGCGCATGATGACCCAGCGCGCCAACGAACTGGGCATGACCAACACCGTTTTTCGCAACGCTTCCGGCCTGCCGGACAACGCTCAGGTCACCACAGCGCGCGACATGGCCACCCTGTCGATCCGGGTGATGCAGGATTTCCCGCAGTATTACCACTACTTCTCGACCCAGAGCTTCACCTACCGTGGTACCACCCATACCAGCCACAATCGGCTGGTGCGCAACTACCCCGGCGCCGACGGCCTCAAGACCGGCTTCATTCGCGCTTCCGGCTTCAACGTAGCGACTTCGGCGATCCGTAACGACCGTCGTATCGTCTCGGTAGTAATGGGTGGGTTCACAGCGGCTTCGCGCGATACCCACATGAGCGACCTGCTCGATCGCGGTTTCGCCCGGCTCTCAATGCTACAGCGCGGCGACTGGATCGCCCGAGCCGACGTGCTGGGGGATCGCATGGAACTGCATGAGAGCCCGCCACCTTCGGCCCAGCAGCTGGCGGCCGCTCCGGAGGCGAGTAGCCAGATGGCCAGCGCCGACTTGGAACGCCAGCTCTCCTTCCAGTCCGAGATGGATATCGAAATGGGCTCCGCCGACGACCCGATTCGCGTCTTGATCGCCCAGGCCGAATCCCCTCGCGGCAGTGGTGGCAGTTGGGCAGTGCAGGTCGGTGCCTTCAACGACGCCGATCAGGCGCGCCACCTGGCAACACGTGCCGCCGACCAGTTGGCGAGTGTGTTGAACGATGTGCGCGTGTCCGTGGCGCAGTCGAACGACGAACGGCGCGTGTTCCGTGCCCGTCTGGTCGACCTGCAGGAGAGCGATGCGCATTCGGCCTGCAACAGCCTGCGTGCCCAAGGCATGGACTGCATGGTAGTCGCCCACAACTGA
- a CDS encoding DMT family transporter, which produces MSPSLKGILYMCAGVLCLAIGDAIAKWLGEVHSPLQIIFFRTLVSLPMIALLAHFGGGLAKLRSRRPVVHLVRGLIYTGTMFFFVLGLTLLPLAEATAIAFVAPLFVTLLSVPLLGEKIDPPVLAASVLGFVGVLVVVRPGGDAFHPGALSLLAAAVFYALMMITARRYGAREHLWAMVFYMTLVPMLLTAVTLPWVWQTPLPWHWLGFLGAGIIGVGATAFITMAFRHAPAAIAAPFDYTAMLWAVLLGWWFWGEMPDVWVFVGSALIIGSGLAIAYHDRRTTLKRRPTS; this is translated from the coding sequence ATGTCGCCATCATTGAAGGGCATTCTGTATATGTGTGCCGGTGTGCTGTGCCTCGCCATCGGCGACGCCATCGCCAAGTGGCTGGGCGAAGTGCATTCGCCGCTGCAGATCATCTTCTTCCGTACCCTGGTGTCACTGCCGATGATCGCGCTGCTGGCCCACTTCGGTGGTGGTCTCGCCAAGCTGCGATCCCGTCGCCCCGTGGTGCATCTGGTACGCGGCCTGATCTACACCGGCACCATGTTCTTCTTCGTGCTTGGCCTAACGCTGCTGCCCCTGGCCGAGGCCACGGCGATCGCCTTCGTCGCCCCGCTGTTCGTCACGCTGCTGTCGGTACCGCTACTGGGCGAGAAGATCGATCCCCCGGTGCTGGCGGCGTCCGTGCTGGGCTTCGTGGGGGTGCTGGTGGTGGTGCGCCCCGGCGGCGACGCCTTTCATCCTGGGGCGCTGTCGCTGTTGGCGGCGGCCGTCTTCTATGCGCTGATGATGATCACCGCACGGCGTTACGGTGCACGTGAGCATCTCTGGGCAATGGTTTTCTACATGACGCTGGTACCGATGCTGCTGACTGCCGTGACGCTACCGTGGGTATGGCAGACCCCTCTCCCCTGGCATTGGCTGGGTTTCCTCGGGGCGGGAATCATCGGGGTTGGGGCCACGGCTTTCATCACCATGGCCTTTCGTCATGCGCCGGCGGCCATTGCCGCGCCTTTCGACTACACCGCCATGCTGTGGGCGGTGCTGCTGGGCTGGTGGTTCTGGGGCGAGATGCCCGACGTATGGGTGTTCGTCGGCAGTGCGCTGATCATCGGCAGCGGCCTGGCGATCGCCTACCACGATCGTCGCACGACCCTGAAGCGCCGCCCAACTTCCTAA
- a CDS encoding metal ABC transporter permease has protein sequence MMAVNLLPENLAAPFEYRFMQRALLTSVLVGAICGLLSCYVVLKRWSLLGDAISHAVLPGVAVAYLLGWPFFIGAFVTGALTSLGIGAIERHTRIKSDAAMGLMFTAAFALGIVIISKIATSTHLMHILFGNVLGVKTSALVLTLLASLVALLTIWLAYRPLLLYTFDPQQAQALGFNTGAIHYGLIMLLTLTIVASLETVGIILVVAMLITPGATAHLLTDRFTTMLAISVAVGVTSAVVGLMLSVSLDVASGGTIVLVASSLFLVALLAAPRHGLVARHWRRWRLNRAQA, from the coding sequence ATGATGGCGGTCAACCTGCTGCCGGAGAACCTGGCCGCCCCCTTCGAATATCGTTTCATGCAGCGCGCACTGCTCACTTCGGTCCTGGTGGGGGCGATCTGCGGGCTGCTCTCCTGCTATGTGGTGCTCAAGCGCTGGTCGCTGCTGGGTGATGCCATCTCCCATGCGGTGCTGCCCGGCGTAGCCGTCGCCTACCTGCTGGGCTGGCCGTTCTTCATCGGCGCCTTCGTCACCGGTGCACTGACCTCACTGGGCATCGGCGCCATCGAACGCCATACACGCATCAAGTCGGATGCGGCCATGGGGCTGATGTTCACTGCCGCTTTCGCGCTCGGCATCGTGATCATCAGCAAGATCGCCACCAGCACCCACCTGATGCACATCCTGTTCGGCAACGTGCTGGGCGTGAAGACCTCGGCGCTGGTGCTGACCTTGCTGGCCAGCCTGGTGGCACTGCTGACGATCTGGCTGGCCTATCGCCCGCTGCTGCTCTACACCTTCGATCCGCAGCAGGCCCAGGCGCTGGGATTCAATACCGGCGCCATCCACTACGGGCTGATCATGCTGCTGACGCTGACCATCGTCGCCAGCCTGGAAACCGTAGGCATCATCCTGGTGGTGGCGATGCTGATCACTCCTGGCGCCACGGCGCACCTGCTCACCGACCGCTTCACCACCATGCTGGCCATTTCAGTTGCCGTCGGCGTGACCTCCGCCGTGGTGGGGCTGATGCTCTCGGTGTCGCTGGATGTCGCCTCGGGCGGCACCATCGTGCTGGTGGCCTCGAGCCTGTTTCTCGTCGCCCTGCTGGCCGCCCCCAGGCATGGGCTGGTAGCCCGCCATTGGCGGCGCTGGCGGCTCAATCGCGCTCAGGCATGA
- a CDS encoding metal ABC transporter ATP-binding protein: MIEPVPALQARRLCAAYHQQTVLEDITLSLPQGQWTAIVGPNGAGKSSLLNLVIGSLAPLRGELRILGESPASQRRAGNIAYMAQQENMEWDFPISVRDTVLTGRYGLMRHDPLWQRLMPRHWANPSHRQAVEAALKAVDMADYAARPIGALSGGQKKRVMLARALAQQARILLLDEPLAGVDPPSEALILKTLERERSAGRTVIMVTHDMPSARVHADNVLLINRTLVGMGTPDEMLSDAMLARLAVGEPEARHGGTRVAA; encoded by the coding sequence ATGATTGAACCCGTTCCCGCACTGCAGGCACGCCGGCTCTGCGCGGCTTATCATCAGCAGACCGTGCTCGAGGATATAACCCTCTCGTTGCCCCAAGGCCAGTGGACGGCCATCGTCGGCCCCAACGGCGCCGGCAAGTCGAGCCTGCTCAACCTGGTGATCGGCAGCCTTGCGCCGCTGCGTGGGGAACTGCGGATTCTCGGCGAGAGCCCTGCCTCTCAGCGCCGGGCCGGCAACATCGCCTACATGGCCCAGCAGGAGAACATGGAGTGGGACTTTCCCATTTCGGTACGCGACACGGTGCTGACCGGCCGCTACGGCCTGATGCGCCATGACCCGCTGTGGCAACGCCTGATGCCCCGGCACTGGGCCAATCCCAGCCACCGGCAAGCCGTTGAGGCCGCCCTGAAGGCCGTGGACATGGCCGATTATGCCGCCCGCCCCATCGGAGCGCTGTCCGGCGGTCAGAAGAAGCGCGTGATGCTGGCGCGCGCCCTGGCTCAGCAGGCCAGGATTCTGCTGCTCGACGAGCCCTTGGCGGGGGTGGATCCTCCCAGCGAGGCACTGATCCTCAAAACGCTCGAACGCGAACGCAGCGCCGGGCGCACCGTAATCATGGTGACGCATGACATGCCGAGCGCACGCGTGCATGCCGACAACGTGCTATTGATCAATCGTACGCTGGTCGGCATGGGCACGCCGGACGAGATGCTCAGCGACGCCATGCTGGCGCGCCTGGCGGTCGGAGAGCCCGAAGCCAGGCATGGAGGTACCCGTGTCGCAGCTTGA
- a CDS encoding metal ABC transporter solute-binding protein, Zn/Mn family, protein MPVPKGLMLLCALALALPTTTHAEESPLRVAVTFSVLGDLVREVAGDDAKVEILTPVGAEVHEWELVPSNFIALEEADVVFYNGYGLEQWIGQVEATVGDGVPLIALAEESGYATQPIATGDFAGNSDPHMWMDPRAAAEYARVIADSLAEARPGAAEAFQERAEALGESLHALHDELTQTLADIPQEQRLLITSEAAFLYFADAFGFEHDGIWGNNAEQEGSPNQIMRIVDKIEERRPAAIFWESTISDRHVRSVASETQVEIAGPLYVDSLSEPGGEASDYAGMLRHNVHLLLDSLGGEHD, encoded by the coding sequence ATGCCGGTTCCCAAGGGACTGATGCTGCTCTGCGCCCTCGCGCTAGCCCTGCCGACCACGACCCATGCCGAGGAGTCTCCGCTCAGGGTGGCGGTCACCTTTTCCGTGCTGGGGGACCTGGTGCGCGAGGTCGCGGGCGATGACGCCAAGGTGGAGATACTGACTCCGGTCGGCGCGGAAGTGCACGAGTGGGAGCTGGTGCCGAGCAACTTCATCGCGCTCGAGGAGGCCGACGTGGTGTTCTACAACGGTTACGGGCTAGAGCAGTGGATCGGCCAGGTCGAGGCCACGGTGGGTGACGGCGTGCCGCTGATCGCCCTGGCCGAGGAGAGCGGCTACGCCACCCAGCCGATCGCCACCGGCGACTTCGCCGGCAATTCCGACCCGCACATGTGGATGGATCCGCGCGCCGCTGCCGAGTACGCCCGGGTGATCGCCGATTCCCTCGCCGAGGCCAGACCGGGCGCTGCCGAGGCCTTCCAGGAACGCGCCGAGGCGCTGGGAGAATCGCTGCACGCCCTGCATGACGAACTCACGCAGACCCTCGCCGACATTCCCCAGGAGCAGCGCCTGCTCATCACCAGCGAGGCGGCCTTCCTCTACTTCGCCGACGCCTTCGGCTTCGAGCACGACGGCATCTGGGGCAACAATGCCGAGCAGGAGGGCTCGCCGAATCAGATCATGCGCATCGTCGACAAGATCGAGGAGCGCCGTCCGGCCGCCATTTTCTGGGAGAGCACCATTTCCGATCGCCACGTACGCAGCGTTGCCAGCGAGACCCAGGTAGAGATCGCCGGCCCGCTCTACGTCGATTCCCTCAGCGAGCCAGGCGGTGAGGCATCGGATTATGCCGGCATGTTGCGCCACAACGTCCATTTGCTACTCGATAGCCTGGGAGGCGAACATGATTGA
- the mntR gene encoding manganese-binding transcriptional regulator MntR: MPDRLSQADALPPSDQHAQQYAAVRNAHETELLEDYVELIADLLEHQGEARSTDIAARMGVSQATVSKTVTRLKSLGLVSSKPYRSLFLTEKGEAMAAMSNQRHAIVLQFLRALGVSDRIARIDAEGMEHHVSQETLDVMQRFTREQESRSS; this comes from the coding sequence ATGCCGGATCGCCTTAGCCAGGCGGACGCCCTGCCGCCCAGCGATCAGCATGCGCAGCAGTATGCTGCCGTGCGCAATGCCCATGAAACCGAGCTTCTCGAGGACTACGTGGAGCTGATCGCCGATCTGTTGGAGCACCAGGGCGAGGCGCGGTCGACGGACATCGCCGCCCGCATGGGGGTCAGCCAGGCCACGGTGTCGAAGACGGTGACCCGGCTGAAGTCACTGGGGTTGGTCTCCAGCAAGCCCTATCGCTCGCTGTTCCTGACCGAAAAAGGAGAAGCGATGGCGGCCATGTCGAACCAGCGACACGCCATCGTATTGCAGTTCCTGCGTGCCCTCGGCGTCAGCGACCGTATCGCGCGCATCGATGCCGAGGGCATGGAGCACCACGTCAGCCAGGAAACCCTGGACGTCATGCAGCGCTTTACGCGTGAGCAGGAGAGCCGAAGCTCCTGA
- the thiE gene encoding thiamine phosphate synthase: MRLDLSLYLVTDPELCARHGLVETAVAAVRGGVTIVQLRDKQASDDELIDQARRLKAALAGSGVPLIINDRLAVAVASGADGLHLGQDDGDVAMARAELGEGAIIGLSVQNHDQLARLDAGALDYLGLGPVFATSTKRNHATPLGFDGLASLVAASPLPAVAIGGLKAEHARRVRAAGAKGPAVVSGICGQPDPETAARAFFGA; this comes from the coding sequence ATGCGCCTAGATCTTTCCCTCTATCTGGTAACCGACCCTGAACTCTGCGCCCGCCATGGCCTGGTGGAAACCGCGGTGGCTGCGGTGCGTGGCGGTGTCACTATCGTGCAGCTGCGTGACAAGCAGGCCTCCGACGACGAGCTGATCGACCAGGCGCGGCGCCTCAAGGCAGCGTTGGCCGGCAGCGGCGTGCCGTTGATCATCAACGATCGCCTGGCGGTGGCGGTGGCGAGTGGCGCCGACGGCCTGCATCTCGGTCAGGATGACGGCGACGTGGCCATGGCCCGGGCCGAGCTGGGCGAGGGCGCGATTATTGGCCTCTCGGTGCAGAACCACGACCAGCTCGCCCGACTCGACGCGGGGGCGCTGGACTACCTCGGCCTCGGCCCGGTGTTCGCTACCTCAACCAAGCGCAATCACGCCACGCCGCTGGGCTTCGATGGCCTGGCATCACTGGTGGCGGCAAGTCCCCTGCCGGCGGTGGCCATCGGCGGGCTCAAGGCAGAACATGCACGCCGGGTACGCGCGGCCGGGGCGAAGGGACCGGCGGTAGTGTCGGGGATCTGCGGCCAGCCGGACCCGGAAACTGCCGCCCGGGCGTTCTTCGGCGCTTGA